In Chryseobacterium oranimense, a single window of DNA contains:
- a CDS encoding outer membrane protein assembly factor BamD, which yields MKKYILGLFAVAVVSSCVSQQERAMKSADKNFILKAANENFAKKKWKNALALYDRLTNLVAGTDDFPNVGFNTAYANYYDKSYKLAGHQFKNFAVSFPKDPRAEEAAYMSALCYYEGSMDYNLDQSTTETAINELQDFLTNYPNSERSKNISQLIDELSYKLEFKAYENAKQYFKMAEYKAANVAFDNVLEDFPSTKLRPKIYDYIMKSRYELALKSIYDLKDERIESALAYTRFVEKELPNTEYSKTAADFKAKLTKEKENFAVVKKQTEARIAALTARQKKEADKIAEKNKADQQVKDQISNEKKAMQIQRDSAALQTPPPAATFKIQR from the coding sequence ATGAAAAAATATATTTTAGGTCTTTTTGCAGTGGCAGTTGTTTCCTCATGCGTAAGCCAGCAGGAAAGAGCAATGAAGAGTGCTGACAAGAATTTTATCTTAAAGGCAGCTAATGAAAATTTTGCCAAAAAGAAGTGGAAGAATGCATTGGCTCTATATGACAGGCTTACTAACCTCGTGGCAGGGACAGATGATTTTCCTAATGTAGGTTTTAATACAGCTTATGCCAATTATTATGACAAAAGCTATAAGCTGGCAGGACACCAGTTTAAAAACTTTGCCGTAAGCTTCCCTAAAGATCCAAGAGCAGAAGAAGCAGCCTATATGTCCGCATTATGCTACTATGAAGGCTCTATGGATTATAATCTTGACCAGTCTACTACAGAAACAGCAATCAACGAACTTCAGGACTTCCTTACGAATTATCCCAATTCTGAAAGATCTAAAAATATCAGCCAGCTGATTGATGAGCTGTCTTATAAATTAGAGTTCAAAGCCTATGAAAATGCAAAACAGTACTTCAAAATGGCTGAGTACAAAGCTGCCAACGTAGCTTTTGATAACGTGCTGGAAGATTTCCCAAGTACAAAACTTCGTCCGAAGATTTATGATTACATCATGAAATCACGTTATGAGCTCGCTTTAAAATCTATATACGATCTTAAAGATGAGCGTATAGAAAGTGCACTGGCTTATACAAGATTTGTAGAAAAAGAACTTCCTAATACAGAATATTCTAAAACAGCAGCAGATTTTAAGGCAAAGCTGACGAAAGAAAAAGAAAATTTTGCAGTCGTAAAAAAACAAACAGAAGCAAGAATTGCAGCATTAACGGCAAGACAGAAAAAAGAAGCGGATAAGATCGCAGAAAAGAATAAAGCGGACCAACAGGTGAAGGATCAGATCAGCAATGAAAAGAAGGCAATGCAGATCCAGAGGGACAGTGCGGCACTTCAGACCCCTCCGCCGGCAGCCACTTTCAAAATTCAAAGATAA
- a CDS encoding DNA-directed RNA polymerase subunit omega codes for MSVKDTKAEVNTITYDKDKIEDKVGSIYEAIVIMGKRAEQINAEIRTELHNKLDEFAVHNSTLEEVFENREQIEISKHYEKLPKPTSIAIEEWLNEDIYFRKTEDRK; via the coding sequence ATGAGTGTAAAAGATACAAAAGCAGAAGTAAATACTATTACTTACGATAAAGACAAGATTGAAGATAAAGTAGGTTCAATCTATGAAGCTATTGTTATCATGGGAAAGAGAGCAGAGCAGATCAATGCGGAGATCCGTACGGAGCTTCACAATAAATTGGACGAATTTGCTGTGCATAATTCTACATTGGAAGAAGTTTTCGAAAACAGAGAACAGATTGAAATCTCCAAACATTACGAAAAACTTCCTAAGCCTACTTCTATCGCTATCGAAGAATGGCTGAATGAAGATATCTATTTCAGAAAAACAGAAGACAGAAAATAA